The Agarilytica rhodophyticola genome has a window encoding:
- the sctU gene encoding type III secretion system export apparatus subunit SctU, with amino-acid sequence MSESSGEKTEEPTPKKLEDARKKGQVAQSQDINKLFTTSVGFEMFIAIREHMMNTIENMMLQPLARLNDDFVFAASSVAKSVLLNALTLCLPVLAVIIVARFCAAWVQFGFLMSPESAMPKLSKFNPISNAKNLVSPQKLMEFFFNIVKVIVLTCVFYVIVKNSIHQIVLFPTGNLTFSLDGGADILTIILRICLMIFLIIAVVDFMVQKHFFIKQQKMTKDEVFREFKQMEGDPTIKGQRKQLAQELASGDGGAVEQAVPDADAVVVNPTHFAVAISYKPGETPLPMILCKGYDKRAKDIIKVARENNIPIIRYVWLARTLYRRGRAGKFIPRPTLRPMAAVLRAIKEIDENDNDNQIHEIEKFDSFDKNNLP; translated from the coding sequence ATGAGCGAATCGTCAGGAGAAAAAACAGAAGAACCCACCCCGAAGAAACTGGAGGATGCTAGAAAAAAGGGGCAAGTTGCTCAGAGCCAAGATATAAACAAATTATTTACTACCTCTGTTGGCTTTGAGATGTTCATCGCGATTCGTGAACATATGATGAATACTATAGAAAATATGATGTTACAGCCATTGGCTCGACTTAATGATGATTTTGTTTTCGCTGCATCTTCTGTGGCGAAAAGCGTACTACTAAATGCTCTTACATTATGTTTACCGGTACTCGCTGTAATTATTGTCGCCAGGTTTTGTGCCGCTTGGGTTCAGTTTGGTTTTTTAATGTCGCCTGAGTCTGCAATGCCGAAACTTTCGAAGTTTAACCCTATAAGCAACGCTAAAAACTTAGTATCTCCTCAGAAACTGATGGAGTTCTTTTTCAATATTGTAAAGGTCATTGTTCTTACATGTGTTTTTTATGTAATTGTGAAGAACTCAATTCATCAAATTGTTCTTTTTCCAACAGGTAACTTAACCTTTTCATTGGATGGTGGTGCTGACATTCTCACTATCATTCTCAGAATTTGTTTAATGATATTTCTGATCATTGCCGTAGTTGATTTTATGGTGCAAAAGCATTTCTTTATCAAGCAGCAGAAAATGACAAAAGATGAAGTTTTCAGAGAATTCAAACAAATGGAAGGTGACCCTACAATTAAAGGACAGCGTAAACAATTGGCTCAGGAACTCGCATCGGGTGATGGCGGTGCCGTGGAGCAAGCCGTACCGGATGCAGATGCCGTTGTCGTAAACCCTACTCATTTTGCCGTTGCAATCTCTTATAAACCCGGAGAAACCCCCCTACCTATGATTTTGTGTAAGGGGTATGACAAAAGGGCTAAAGATATAATTAAAGTTGCGAGAGAAAATAATATTCCCATTATTCGTTATGTTTGGTTAGCAAGAACTTTATATCGTAGAGGGAGGGCCGGTAAATTTATTCCGCGCCCTACTCTTAGACCTATGGCAGCTGTATTGAGAGCTATAAAAGAGATTGACGAAAACGATAACGACAACCAAATTCATGAAATCGAAAAATTCGATAGTTTTGATAAAAATAACCTTCCTTAA
- a CDS encoding RNA polymerase sigma factor, with protein sequence MSLVNVRLEPKRDNTESIESIIRNNTVYLRRFIARRVKNKCDIDDYMQATLLEVIRSYNSFRGESQVKTWLCGIAYNVIRNDLKRKEKKPTVLLEEMSADIDSLSCASASCLPKVSDPADIVEYDEQISHLHTKLESLPQKMRGVVNSLIIEGNSYQDTAVTFNVPLGTVQSRMANARKILRTELKR encoded by the coding sequence ATGAGCCTGGTAAATGTGAGATTAGAACCCAAGCGCGACAATACCGAAAGTATTGAGAGTATTATAAGAAATAATACCGTGTATTTGCGCAGATTTATCGCAAGGAGAGTTAAGAATAAATGTGATATCGATGATTATATGCAAGCGACATTGCTGGAAGTCATACGTTCGTATAACAGCTTTCGTGGTGAATCTCAGGTAAAGACGTGGTTGTGTGGTATCGCTTACAACGTCATTCGTAATGACTTAAAACGTAAAGAAAAGAAGCCAACAGTATTGCTCGAAGAGATGTCAGCAGATATTGACTCACTGTCTTGTGCTAGCGCCTCATGCCTACCAAAAGTGAGTGATCCGGCCGATATTGTCGAATATGATGAGCAAATAAGCCATTTGCATACAAAACTCGAGTCGCTGCCTCAGAAGATGCGAGGTGTTGTTAATTCTCTAATAATCGAAGGCAATAGCTATCAAGATACGGCAGTCACATTTAACGTTCCCCTTGGAACTGTTCAGTCGAGAATGGCAAATGCGCGCAAAATATTGAGGACAGAGCTGAAAAGGTAG
- a CDS encoding phage tail protein, whose protein sequence is MNLIDNLVSYNKKQDLLPREFSHQPKPMIKKGGPIRIKDDSNGNMPMFKTFSSNTKGSIPMTSGTSDENLETFNAFIKALIAFVSGEKNLRNEYGNLFQNSPIAGVNPVGANRPAAPTPENLSQGQKDKALKNLIKQHPKGLDFMKHYDMKIHGPLTEKRLDELGIDKNLGKHEVAAVGSSKGASVDVHEEGKGSKKGDYKAIQQLLSDRKNREKNGIFLTDDQASAVARTLANRGGDASNVVDQIKDLHKKHRKDPAKYQAAVSTYLEKNGAVDMGDEQRYKLMNASLTGSKIHVEPPSMSPEMQAEMAGIMEENKDKNKKFNGIQGLDGRVDLSLFEEYTIKGVDKKTGKKVEIKMSKDDIAAARLEPGRLQNLKGRDLSNLKNVEIDGKVNDTGKWGVTRNVKVKVKDLNKIFDPNGKNKKGEKATFADYEKKSFWSKLWGGIKGAFKGVWNGIKSVAKGAWGLAKGVWKGAANFMKGVATFDFKGAFKNGFNSVLSGVKDAATGVGKGVKEATSGLVNYFSSTVGAFGGAIFGDDFGDKLKKGWDFVGNTVANVFTAPITGAAQLTSGTVDLVRSNFDPKKIGQALKDMGSGAIDVLGAFTGGTSAMAKSIFKNGIMGTMKASSRSIRGLKPIDDLAAKGTGLGGKITVADVFRHPSLLGDFMKKQAPKIAMKSAQDAALENDKVNAYLNDLYATGEGIQNEIYASGENIKTTASDKLYS, encoded by the coding sequence ATGAACCTGATAGATAACTTGGTGAGCTATAATAAAAAGCAAGATCTCTTGCCTAGAGAATTCTCACATCAACCCAAGCCTATGATAAAGAAAGGAGGCCCAATCAGAATCAAGGATGACTCAAATGGCAATATGCCGATGTTCAAAACCTTTAGTAGCAATACTAAAGGCTCCATACCCATGACAAGTGGCACTTCTGATGAAAATCTTGAAACTTTCAATGCATTCATTAAAGCATTGATTGCCTTTGTTAGTGGTGAAAAGAACTTGCGGAATGAATACGGTAACCTTTTTCAGAATTCACCTATTGCTGGTGTCAACCCTGTGGGGGCAAATAGACCTGCGGCACCAACGCCTGAAAATTTGAGCCAAGGCCAAAAAGATAAAGCTCTGAAAAATCTTATCAAGCAACACCCTAAAGGATTAGATTTCATGAAGCATTATGATATGAAAATTCATGGGCCCCTTACGGAAAAACGCCTTGATGAGCTAGGTATAGATAAGAATTTAGGTAAACACGAGGTTGCTGCCGTAGGCAGTAGTAAAGGCGCTAGTGTCGATGTTCACGAGGAGGGTAAAGGTAGCAAGAAAGGGGATTACAAAGCGATACAACAATTACTTTCAGACAGAAAGAACAGGGAGAAAAACGGTATATTTTTGACTGATGACCAAGCAAGCGCGGTAGCTAGAACTCTAGCGAATCGAGGAGGAGATGCCTCTAACGTTGTTGATCAGATTAAGGATTTACACAAAAAACATCGTAAAGATCCAGCAAAATATCAAGCCGCAGTATCCACATATCTGGAGAAGAATGGCGCAGTAGATATGGGAGATGAGCAGCGTTATAAGTTAATGAATGCATCATTAACCGGCTCAAAAATACATGTGGAGCCGCCATCCATGTCGCCTGAAATGCAAGCTGAAATGGCTGGTATTATGGAGGAAAACAAAGATAAAAATAAAAAGTTCAATGGTATCCAAGGGTTAGATGGCCGCGTTGATTTGAGCTTATTTGAAGAGTATACAATTAAAGGTGTCGATAAAAAAACAGGGAAAAAAGTTGAAATAAAGATGAGTAAGGATGACATTGCCGCGGCTAGGTTAGAACCAGGTCGTTTACAGAACCTTAAAGGTAGAGATTTATCAAACCTAAAAAATGTGGAGATTGATGGTAAAGTCAATGATACGGGAAAATGGGGTGTGACTCGCAATGTTAAAGTTAAGGTAAAAGATCTAAATAAAATATTTGACCCTAATGGCAAGAATAAAAAAGGCGAGAAGGCAACTTTTGCTGACTACGAAAAGAAAAGCTTCTGGAGTAAGTTATGGGGCGGAATAAAAGGCGCTTTTAAAGGCGTGTGGAATGGAATTAAATCTGTTGCCAAAGGTGCATGGGGCCTAGCCAAAGGCGTCTGGAAAGGCGCGGCAAACTTTATGAAGGGTGTTGCTACCTTCGACTTTAAAGGTGCGTTTAAAAATGGTTTCAATAGTGTTTTGAGCGGCGTTAAAGATGCTGCTACCGGAGTTGGTAAAGGTGTTAAAGAGGCAACTTCTGGTCTCGTTAACTACTTTAGCTCGACAGTTGGTGCGTTTGGTGGCGCTATTTTCGGCGACGATTTTGGTGATAAGCTAAAGAAAGGCTGGGATTTTGTTGGTAATACCGTGGCGAATGTATTCACCGCTCCAATAACAGGTGCAGCCCAATTAACTTCGGGTACTGTGGATCTGGTCAGAAGTAACTTCGATCCTAAAAAAATAGGCCAAGCTCTAAAAGATATGGGCTCGGGAGCTATAGACGTTCTTGGTGCATTCACTGGAGGTACCTCTGCAATGGCTAAAAGTATCTTTAAGAATGGCATAATGGGAACTATGAAAGCGAGTTCTAGGAGTATTCGTGGTCTTAAGCCTATAGATGATCTAGCCGCAAAAGGAACTGGGTTAGGAGGTAAAATTACAGTTGCCGATGTATTTAGGCATCCAAGTCTATTAGGCGATTTTATGAAAAAACAAGCACCGAAAATTGCTATGAAATCAGCGCAAGATGCGGCGCTAGAAAATGACAAGGTTAATGCCTATTTAAATGATTTATATGCAACAGGGGAAGGTATTCAGAACGAGATCTACGCTAGTGGTGAAAATATTAAGACGACTGCAAGTGATAAGCTATATAGCTAG